In one window of Onychomys torridus chromosome 7, mOncTor1.1, whole genome shotgun sequence DNA:
- the Znf660 gene encoding zinc finger protein 660 yields MRRTMRTLKPKAFEDSKSPTEGSDQECEDGGSLCCDSPTHERGHGKKRRYVCTECGKAFSQSANLTVHERIHTGEKPYKCKECGKAFSHSSNLVVHQRIHTGLKPYTCSECGKCFSGKSHLIRHQGIHSGEKTYECKECGKAFSRSSGLISHHRVHTGEKPYTCIECGKAFSRSSNLTQHQRMHRGKKIYKCKECGKTCGSNTKIMDHQRIHSGEKPYECDECGKAFILKKALHEHQRLHRREKPYKCNDCGKAFTSNRNLIDHQRVHTGEKPYKCNECGKTFRQTSQVILHLRTHTKEKPYKCSECGKAYRYSSQLIQHQRKHNEEKETLLFVGQV; encoded by the coding sequence ATGAGGAGAACAATGAGAACGCTCAAACCTAAGGCATTTGAAGATAGTAAATCACCCACAGAAGGGAGTGACCAAGAATGTGAAGATGGGGGTAGTCTGTGCTGTGACTCTCCAACACATGAAAGAGGTCATGGTAAAAAGAGACGGTATGTGTGTACTGAGTGTGGAAAAGCCTTTAGTCAGAGTGCCAACCTCACTGTGCATGAGCGaatccacacaggagagaagccTTATAAGtgtaaggaatgtgggaaagccttcagtcATAGCTCTAACCTTGTGGTCCATCAGAGAATTCACACGGGACTGAAGCCATACACATGTAGTGAGTGTGGGAAATGTTTCAGTGGTAAGTCACATCTCATCCGGCACCAGGGAATCCACAGCGGAGAGAAAACATATGAATGTAAAGAGTGTGGAAAAGCCTTTAGTCGGAGTTCAGGACTTATTTCTCATCACAGAGTTCACACTGGCGAGAAGCCCTACACTTGTATTGAGTGTGGGAAAGCATTTAGCAGGAGTTCAAACCTTACTCAACATCAGAGAATGCACAGAGGAAAAAAGATTTACAAATGTAAAGAGTGTGGGAAAACATGTGGTTCCAATACAAAGATTATGGACCATCAGAGAATTCACAGTGGAGAGAAGCCCTACGAGTGTGATGAGTGTGGAAAAGCATTCATCTTGAAGAAGGCTCTTCATGAACACCAGAGACTTCATCGtagagagaaaccttataaatgtaatGACTGTGGGAAAGCTTTTACTTCTAATCGAAACCTTATTGATCATCAGAgagttcacactggagagaagccttataaatgtaatgaatgtgggaaaACCTTCAGACAGACTTCTCAGGTTATTCTACATTTGAGAACCCATActaaagagaaaccctataaatgcaGTGAGTGTGGGAAAGCCTATCGTTATAGCTCACAGCTTATTCAACATCAAAGGAAAcataatgaagagaaagaaacctTATTGTTTGtgggccaggtgtga